The segment GTTCGCCCGCTGCGTGATCGCCACCGGAGGTCGCCCGCAAGTTCCGCCGATTCCTGGCCTGGAAGAATCCGGCTATCTGACCAACGAAACGATCTTTTCGCTCACCAAGTTGCCGGCCCGTCTGGCGGTGCTCGGTTTGGGTCCGATTGGCGCCGAGATGGCCCAGACCTTTCGCCGCTTTGGGAGCGAAGTCCACGCGATCGAAAAGGAATCGCGTCCTTTGTCGCGCGAAGAGCCGGCCGCCAGCGACGTGATTCGGCAACAACTGCTGCGCGAAGGAGTTCACCTTTACTTTCATCACCTGGTGACGCGGGTCGAAAAGAACGGCGACTCGATCCGGGTGACGATCGATGCGGCCGGCGATACGCAAGTGATCGAAGTCGACGCCATCCTGGTGGCGCTTGGCAGACGGCCGAACGTCGAGGGGCTGAGCCTCGATAAGGCGGGGGTCGAGTTCAACAAGAAAGGAGTGATCGTTAACGATCGCCTGCAGACGACCAATCCGCGCATCTTCGCCGCTGGAGACATCGCCGGCAGTTATCAGTTCACGCACGCCGCCGATGCGATGGCGCGGGCCTGTCTGCGCAATTCGCTCTTCTACGGCAACGAGCGGCTCTCGAACATGATCATGCCGCGCACGACTTATACCGATCCGGAAGTCGCCCATGTCGGTTTGACGCCGGCGCAAGCGCAGGAACAAGGCTTGCAGATCGATAGCTATCGCGAAGAGATGAGGAACGTCGACCGTGCGGTGGTCGACGGAGAAACGGCCGGCTACGCCGTCATTCATACGCGGCGGGGATCCGGCACAGTGGTAGGAGCTACGATCGTTGCGCCGCATGCCGGCGAAATGATCGGCGAGGTCGCCCTCTTGATGACCAGCGGCCGGAAGTTGGATACGCTTTCCAGCGTGATCCATTGCTACCCGACGCAGGTCGAAGTTCTTAAACGAATCGCCGATCAATATCGCCGCACGAAGCTCTCTCCTCTAGTGAAAGCCTTGTTCCAAAAATGGTTGGCTTGGCATCGTCGTTAACAACGGCTAATCGCCGACGCCGATGTCGACGTCGAACGCACGTTGCACGAGCGAGTTCTCATGATGCTCGTGATGCAGGTAGCGTTCGGCGAACTTCCGGAAGCGACCTCGCAGGTCGGCGCTGTATGGCGCCTCCTGATAGTCCGCCTCGCGGCGACATTCTCTTACTTCCAACAAAAATAAAGGGTGTTCGCCTGACAATCTTGCGGCCTCATCCGCCAAGTGAGGTGCGCGACGGAGCACGTCGCTCATGTAACCGCCATGTTCTTCGGCTAAAAAATGCTCGTACAGACGATCGTAAAGTTCGTCCAACATGCCGGTCAACGAAACCCGCTCCATTCGTCCATTGTCGTCCGCGGAAAGGACGTAATGGATTTCGCGAAGCAAGTGATGCTCCATTACTAACGCATGAAAATCTAAGCGAACTGCTTGCTCTGTCATCGTCCATCCTCCAGCCCAGGAAAAGGATTCAAGTGAGCGGCCATGGGTCGCACTAAGGCGACGTCGACGACAGTGATCAAAGGCAGGGCGTGCCCAATATTATAAGCGTATGCGCGGAGAGATATTACCTGATATTTCTCGAAGAAAATGCAAAATAGACGCCGCTAACCTGCTTAGATTTCGGCCGCTAAATTCGCAGTGCGCAAACGGTTCGTCTACAATAAACGAACCCGTTTTCGATCGTCGTCGGCGACGTTTTTTTGAACCGCTTCGCCGCAGTTCGCACCACTATCGCTCCTAGGAATTTAATTCGGTGGAAGCCGCCAAAGCATACGTCGTTCGCCTCCTCTATCGCTCGCGTCCAACGCTTCGTAAGTCAGCGATTCTTGCGAAGCTGGAGAATTATGCGCCCGATTTTACGCCACTAGACGGGGACCGTGATGAGGGGCTGCTAGCTTTCGTCCGGAGCGAGCCCCTTTTCGAAAAAGCGCAGTGGATCGCGACCCCGGCCCCGTTTGATGAAGCGACTTGCGACGAAGCGTGGACCGAAGGCTTGGAGCAATCGTGGAACTGGCCCGAAGCGCGCGACGTCGCCGCCGAGTGCAAATTTGAAATCCAAGTCGCCGACGTCCGCGCCCTTGATCTGCCAGCGGCGCGTCGCCTGCGGATGATCCAACAGGTCGTTGCCGCGATCCTCCATTCGGCGCCCTGCGACGCGATCTACTGGACCGCTTCCCGATCCTTCGTTTCCCCCGCCGAGTTTCTGGCCGCGGTCGATTCGCTCGAAGAGCACCCATGGCTCGCCCCCGGCGCGATCCATATCCGCCAGTTCCGCGTGGTTGAGTACGAAGATGGCGCCGACGCCAACCTCCAAGACGCGCTGCTCGACAGCGTCGGGCTCAACACGCTTGGCTTGCCGGACGTGCAGTGTCACTTTCGCGGCATCGACGCCCAGTTGATCGTGCCGCTCCTCTACCGCGCCGCGTGCACCCTGTTTGAAACCGGCAGGGTCGCCGCCGGAGATGCAGTCGCCGGAATTCGCCCCGGGCAATTTTGGCGCCATCGGGGGGAGAAATCGCTCGCACCGCCGCTCAGAACCGTCGTTGACATTGCTCCTTCCGGGGGGCACAAAGCGGGCGTCAGGGACTGATTTGAGGTGATATTGGGCGAATTCACGCGCTATTTCCCGAAAAATCCAAGATCTCGTGTGCATACGTGCCCAGTATGGCTATCTTAAAAAGAGAGCCCCAGAAATCGCAAACCCACGCGTAGACAGCTGTCGTGACGATTGCATTTGAAAAACTCGTTCCGCCGCCTGGACATTCATTTCGCTGCTTTGAGCGCTCGGCGCTTGAGACTCCGGCGAAGTGGCACCGGCACCCAGAATTGGAAATCACCTTCGTTCCTTATGGGACGGGCACGCGGCTAGTCGGCGACCATGTCGCTCGCTACAGCCCTGGCGATCTCGTCTTCTCTGGCGAGAACCTGCCGCACACGTGGCTTTCTGACGACTTCGTCGGCAAGAAGTTCGACCGGCACATCGCCTACGTCATTCAGTTCAGCATCGACTTCCTCGGCGCCACGTTTTTCGACGCGCCGGAACTGACCGACGTCCGGATGATGCTGCACAAAGCTCGCCGCGGCCTCCTCTTTGGCGCCGAAACGACGCACAAGGTTGGCGAGATCATGAAGCGGATGCCCGAGCAACAAGGGCTGCCGCAGCTGATCTCGCTCTTGGAATGCCTGAACCTGCTCGCCGAAGAAGGGGGCGAAGTCCTGGCCAGCGAAGGCTACACGCCGGGCTTCGACAACGCTTCGGACTGGCGCATCGACAAGGCCTGCAATTACATCAACGAACATCTGGAAGATCCCGAGCTGTCGCACGCTGCGATCTGCAAAGAAGTCGACATGAACCCGTCGTCGTTCAGCCGGATGTTCAAGCGAGCCACCGGCCGCACCGTGACGCAATACGTCAGCGAACTGCGGATCGGCATCGCTTGCCGCCTGCTGATGGAAACCGGCGACAGCATCCTGGACGTCAGCCTGAAGTCAGGCTTCGACAACCTGTCGAGCTTCAACCGCAGCTTCCGCAAGATCAAGCAGATGACGCCGCGGGAATATCGCTCGACCTTCCTCGAAGCGAACAAGACGACGGCCGTTCCGGTTTAGTTCGACGTTGCCGTATCAAGCGGCGCGCCAGCGCAACACTAGCCCGCAGCGCAAGCGAGGGAATTTGCGCGGCGCAATTGTCAGAGCTTCCCTACGCGTGGAGCCGAAAACATAGGCCCAGCTCTTCGCCAGATTCCGACCGCATTCCCTCGCTTGCGCTGCGGGCTAGTGTTGGGCAATTGCGAATCGCCAACTACGTCCGGTCTGCACAACGGACCCTACAAGAAGCAAGCCGACGAGCCAATAAAAAAAGCCGATCCAACTTGGATCGGCTTTCTTTGTTTCTTGCTTAAGCGGGGAACGCTTAGTCCCACCACCATTGGCCCGGGGCGAGTTCCGGAACTTTGATTTCGGCACGTTCCTTCTCGAGGGCGCCATTTTCGTCTTCGATCATCTGTTCCGGCAACAGGGCGTACTTCGGTTTGATCGAGACGCCGCCGCCGATCGGCGTGACCAGGCGATTCCCCTTCCAGACCGCGTTGACGGCGGTTTCGACCTGGTTCGGAGCGTTGTAGACTTCGACCGGGTAGCGGCTTTCGTCGTTGAAGACGCCGAGGTTCCAGTGGGCCTGACCGTACAGGTCGTACTCTTGGATGTAAGCGGCCGCGATCAGCATGTCGATCTGGTTACGCATCTGAGCGTAGACCGGCGAACGCTTGGCCAGTTCGGGATACGCCTTGGTGAAAGCCATGGTGAACATCCGGCTGGCCGGATCTTCGCCGCCCGACTGCACGCGACCGCCGTCGCGGGTCACCATTTCGTTTTCGCCAATCAGCTTCACGCCTTCGCCGACCAGTTCCATCGCCAGGCCGTCTTCGCTCAGCTTCACGCATTCGTAGTTCGGGGTAAAGAACCAACGCTGCAGAGCGTTCTTCGAACCGCCGCGCGACTTTTCGGTGTAGCTCGGAATCCGAACCGGAGGACGTTCCAGGCCGATGCCGATCAACTTCATGCGATAGTCCGCTTCGACCAGCGTCTTGGCGAAGTTGGTCTTCGGCGAGATGCCGGTGACGGTCACGTCTTGCTTGCCGAGGGCTTGCTGCATTCCCGGAACGAGCGTCGCCACGTTGATCTTGGCCAGGTCGGTCCCGACGCTGCGGAGATACTCTTGGTAGTTCTTCAAACCTTCCTTGGTCGGGTCAATCGAGACGCCGACGAAGTTCACTCCCTTGGTGCCAGGAGCGTAAGCACGCAAAGCGACGATCATATCGTCGAGCGATAGAATCGCTTTCCCGCTCGTCGTACCGACGGCGCGACCAGTAAGATCGCTGACGAATCCTTCCGCCGGACCGGCGATCACAATGTCGCCCGATTCGGGATAGAAGAAGACGTACTTCAACTGGGTCAAGCCGGCGAGATTCTTCATCTCTTCCGGAATGGTGTTGTTTTCTTCGGTCGCCTTGGCGAGCGCCGCTTCCAAGCGATTGAGCGAGATCATGCGAAGTTCGCTCGGCTTGGTCAGTTCCGGCGCCAAGGTCGCCTTGGCGGCTTGCACGCGCTGACGCATCAGTTGGCCGGTCGGATCCGAAGCCTGCTGCATCCGCAACACGCCCTGCGCGTCGACGTAAACGCCTGACTGCTGGAAGTTGTTATTGTTGTTGGTTTGAGCCGCGGCCGGCGCGACCAACAATCCGACTGCGAACGTCGCTAGCAGCAAGTGAAACAGCCGGGTCGAGCGGGATTCCATGTCTGATCCTTGGTCCAAATACGCAGCAAGAAAGGGTAGGCGCGAAATGCTCGCCGCTGATTCCAGCAGCGAAAGATGAGCGGGCAATAGCCGTTACAGTTAACCTAGGGCAAATTGCCGTAAGTAAGCTGTCCCTTTGATCTTAATTTGGGAAAATAGGGAAGGCAAGCAATCGGTAAAAAAGGCTCCGGCCGTGCCGATTTTTCGACATCGGCGGCCACAACCCTGCCTTCATTGCGCGCAAGCTATTTACAGATATAGACTTGCGCTAATTCTTGCTCGCCCGCCGTGCGTTTGGCGGGGCGGTGATCAGTTTGAAGTTCCCCTCTCCTAGCAACTGATCGACCCGATCTCGCATCTCCAGCGAGACGTCGACCCGGCGGGAAGTTCGCAACAGAGCCGCATGACCATCGGTCAGCTGCAGAACGAGCTGTAGATCGCAATCGCCCGGATAGGCCCGGAGAATCTCGTTCAAACTCGGCAGAATCTCGGCGCCATGGTGCGCTTCGTCGATCCGAATCCGGACCCCTTTGGTATAGCGGGCATGGGCGTCTTCGATCGGCACCAGGTTGTTGACGATCATATTCGCCTCGTCGTCACCCCCTCGTTTGTCGACTCGTCCTTCGACGATGAAGACCGCTTCCGTTTTTACCAGATCTCCGAAATTTGCGTATTGCTCCGGCCACATGATGCAGCGGATCGCGCCGTTGACGTCTTCCAGGTCGAAGTTGGCGTACTTCGTGTTGTTGCTTCCTGGACGAGCTCGCTTGGTATGGGCCAGCTTGATCGAGGAGATCATCCCCCCCATCACGACATCCTGCTTGTCCTTCATCTGCGGAATGTCAGTCGACGTGTGCGAGCAATAGATCGCGAACGACTTTTCGTACTCGGCCAGCGGGTGACTGGTGAGGAAGAAGCCGAGCACTTCCTTCTCGTAGAGCAGCTTCTCGCGTTCGTTCCACTCTTCCACTTCGGGCAGCTTCACCGCTTTGGGCGCCGAGCCGTTGGCTTCTTCCATGGCGGCGAACAAGTTCTTCTGCCCCGCTTTGCGATCGGCAAGCGCTGCGGCGCCGGCCGTGATCGCTTTTTCGAGCGCTGCGACCATCTGGGCGCGGACCGGATGAAGCGTGTCGAAGGCGCCAGCCTTGATCAACGTTTCGATCGCCGCACGGTTGCACTGCGACGTATCGACTCGTTCGCAGAAATCGAAGATGTCGGTGAACGGACCATCCTTGCGCCGCGCGGCGACAATCGATTCGGCCGCGCCGCCGCCGCAACCCTTGATCGCACTAAGCGCAAACGGAATTTTGCCGTCGACCACCGAGAACTCAACGTCCGACGTATTCACGTTCGGCGCGAGGACCTCGATCTGCATCCGGTCGGCGTCTTCCATATGCTCGACAAGCGAGTCTTTCGTCTTGAAGTTACGCCCGGAGATGTCGCCCGAAAGGAGGGCCGCCATGAACTCCTTGGGATAGTGGGTCTTCAAGTACGCGGTCTGATAGGCGACCAGCGCGTAGGCGGTCGAGTGGCTTTTGTTAAAGCCATAACCGGCGAACTTGACGATCATCTCCCAAAATTCTTCCGCTTCTTTCTGGGTCAGACCTTTCTCCGTCGCACCGATCATGAACTGTTCGCGGTTCTGCTGGATCAGCGACTCTTTCTTCTTGCTGATCGCCTTAATGCAGGTGTACGCTTTGGCGAGCGGAATGTCCCCCAAGCGATTCAGAATCCGCATGACCTGTTCCTGGTAAACCATCACGCCGTTGGTTTCAGCCAGGATCTCTTCGAGCACTTCGTGCTTGTATTCGGCCGCTTTGCGACCGTTTTTCACTTCGATGTACTCGTCGACCATGCCCCCTTCGAGCGGACCAGGTCGATAGAGCGCATTGGTCGCGATGATGTCGAGGAAGCTGTCGGGACGCATCCGCCGTAAGAGGTCGCGAATACCGCCGCTTTCGAGCTGGAACACCCCCTTC is part of the Blastopirellula sediminis genome and harbors:
- a CDS encoding mercuric reductase — encoded protein: MNSIEMLPADEYNAALVNHVHPPDWSNPIPSGKYNLIAIGGGSAGIIAALGAAGLGGTSALIERGLLGGDCLNFGCVPSKSLIRSARAAHAFQTAPSYGVNPVCDPRVEFERVMERMRHARADISRHDAAQRFSDMGVDVYLGAAKFTAPDAVQVAGQTLKFARCVIATGGRPQVPPIPGLEESGYLTNETIFSLTKLPARLAVLGLGPIGAEMAQTFRRFGSEVHAIEKESRPLSREEPAASDVIRQQLLREGVHLYFHHLVTRVEKNGDSIRVTIDAAGDTQVIEVDAILVALGRRPNVEGLSLDKAGVEFNKKGVIVNDRLQTTNPRIFAAGDIAGSYQFTHAADAMARACLRNSLFYGNERLSNMIMPRTTYTDPEVAHVGLTPAQAQEQGLQIDSYREEMRNVDRAVVDGETAGYAVIHTRRGSGTVVGATIVAPHAGEMIGEVALLMTSGRKLDTLSSVIHCYPTQVEVLKRIADQYRRTKLSPLVKALFQKWLAWHRR
- a CDS encoding DUF4261 domain-containing protein, with the protein product MEAAKAYVVRLLYRSRPTLRKSAILAKLENYAPDFTPLDGDRDEGLLAFVRSEPLFEKAQWIATPAPFDEATCDEAWTEGLEQSWNWPEARDVAAECKFEIQVADVRALDLPAARRLRMIQQVVAAILHSAPCDAIYWTASRSFVSPAEFLAAVDSLEEHPWLAPGAIHIRQFRVVEYEDGADANLQDALLDSVGLNTLGLPDVQCHFRGIDAQLIVPLLYRAACTLFETGRVAAGDAVAGIRPGQFWRHRGEKSLAPPLRTVVDIAPSGGHKAGVRD
- a CDS encoding helix-turn-helix domain-containing protein; translated protein: MTIAFEKLVPPPGHSFRCFERSALETPAKWHRHPELEITFVPYGTGTRLVGDHVARYSPGDLVFSGENLPHTWLSDDFVGKKFDRHIAYVIQFSIDFLGATFFDAPELTDVRMMLHKARRGLLFGAETTHKVGEIMKRMPEQQGLPQLISLLECLNLLAEEGGEVLASEGYTPGFDNASDWRIDKACNYINEHLEDPELSHAAICKEVDMNPSSFSRMFKRATGRTVTQYVSELRIGIACRLLMETGDSILDVSLKSGFDNLSSFNRSFRKIKQMTPREYRSTFLEANKTTAVPV
- a CDS encoding DUF1598 domain-containing protein encodes the protein MESRSTRLFHLLLATFAVGLLVAPAAAQTNNNNNFQQSGVYVDAQGVLRMQQASDPTGQLMRQRVQAAKATLAPELTKPSELRMISLNRLEAALAKATEENNTIPEEMKNLAGLTQLKYVFFYPESGDIVIAGPAEGFVSDLTGRAVGTTSGKAILSLDDMIVALRAYAPGTKGVNFVGVSIDPTKEGLKNYQEYLRSVGTDLAKINVATLVPGMQQALGKQDVTVTGISPKTNFAKTLVEADYRMKLIGIGLERPPVRIPSYTEKSRGGSKNALQRWFFTPNYECVKLSEDGLAMELVGEGVKLIGENEMVTRDGGRVQSGGEDPASRMFTMAFTKAYPELAKRSPVYAQMRNQIDMLIAAAYIQEYDLYGQAHWNLGVFNDESRYPVEVYNAPNQVETAVNAVWKGNRLVTPIGGGVSIKPKYALLPEQMIEDENGALEKERAEIKVPELAPGQWWWD